The window TAACTTCTTCATTTTCTCGCTCCTTAAAAAATTTCTCCCTAATTTTTTCTTCTCCGTCTGGACTTCCGCATCCTGCCTAATCATCAGCCAGACTCAATAATTCATTATACCAAATTTACCATTAAAAATGGCAAAATATAACAGGACAATATATATATATATACCGGATACTGATTCTTTTGTCAAATAAAAATCGGCAAAAATAACCTCTTTTTTATTGCACACATTTACCATTATGGCGGAGAGACAAAAGACTTGCGATTAGACAAATTATCAAACATATTGCGCAACTTATCGCCAATAATTGCCCATATTTACTAAAGGCTGTAACCCTTTTATCAATAAAAATCTCATCGGCGAACCAGCCGTGTTGGCCGGTTCTTTGAACGGCCTGCTTATTAAGCGTTCCGGCAGAAAAATTATTTTTAATATTTCCAGTCGAATCTATCAGGCAGCTAATGCCGGTATTTGCGCAGCGAATTACAGACAAACGATTTTCAACCGCGCGGAATACACAAATCGCCATGCGCTGGCTCAGTTCAACGCTGGCCGTGATTTTGTCGCCGTTTTTCCTGACGAACCAGCCGTCGTTGCTTATGTTTACGAGCCAATCGAGCCTTTTGTTTCCGTTTTTATCGAGCGCAAGTTTCCTTGCGACCTGTGGTATCGTATCCTCGAAGCAAATCATTACGCCGAACTCGTAATTTTTATTTTGCCCCGGCATTTTAAAGGTCATGTATTCGTTTCCCTCGTCCAGCGTATAGTCGTAATCGTAAGGCGAAAGCAGCATCAGGATTTTGAAAAGAAAAGGCAGCTCCTTTTTCAAAGGCATATATTCGCCGAACGGAACCAGATGCGTTTTGTTGTAATACTGGCGCGGGCCGGTCTGGTTCGGCTCGTATAAAAACGCCGAGTTATATTTTGTTTTAAATTTTATTCTCTCGCCCGCCACATAAGCGTCTCCGCCAAAGGCGCCGATGAGAAGATAAACGCCTTCGTTGGCGTGCCGCAGAAGGGCGCTATGGCACACCTGCGCGATATCGTCTTCGGCCACAAGTTCGAGCAGGCTGTCGCTCATCGTGGTTTCGACCATTGTCTCCGGCCAGATGATAAGCGATGGTCTTGCTTCCAGTAAACAGGCCCTGCTGTTGGCAAGCAGGTTCAGGAAAGTTTTCTGCGATGAATCGGTATCTTCGCCCGCGACGACGGGCACGTTCGATTGTATTACGCCGACTTTCGGGCCGGGCAGGATAAATTTGCCGGCCTGGTCGATTCTGTATTGGCCGTAGAAAAGAGCCGCGGCGAGAATTGAAAGCAAAATCACATTGCCGAGAAACGCGGAACTTTTATAAGATTTGTTTTTGAAACTTAAAACGGTTTCGCTGATAGCGCCGTTTGCCATTGCGATAATAAAACTTATTCCCGCGGTGCCGAAGATATCGGCAATCTGAATGAGGGGGATATTTCTGTACTGGCTGTGCGCCAAAAACCGCCAACTGAAAAGCCAGCCGCGAAGCGCCTCTTCGCCGACGATAAGTATCGGCAGCGAAAACCATATCGGGATGTTTTTCCGCACACAATACCGCAGGGCGATAACGACGAGCGGCCAATAAAGGCCCAGGTAAAGGCAAACCACAATCCAGCCGGGAATCGTTATAGGCACCAGCCAGTAAAGATTTCCGAGCCAGTATAAAAGACCGGCGAGATACGCGACCAAAAGAACAACGGAGTTTTTTTCGTCCACGAGGGAGCCGATTACGAACGGCACGAGTGCAATCCACGCGAGAAATGAAAGATTAAACGGCGACTGAATTACCGTCAGCAGAATGACTGATATCACAAAGCAAACGATGAAAGGTATATTCTTTTTGGACAATAAAACCTCCGGCTTTAATTTTATTTCCTTTTTTCGCTGCTGACAAAATCCTTTAAAACTGTCGCAATCTGGCCGGCGTCGTATTTTTTGCCGTTATTCATACGCAGGGCGAATTGTTTTGTAAAAATTTCGAGCAGTTTATTATTTTCGACGAGCTGGGCGATACCCAATCCGGTCTCGACAAATAATCTTTTTATTTCAGTCAGTTCCATCGGATTGAAATACAGATTTTCCTTTGTTTTCTTTTGTTTTAAAGTCTGTTCTATTCTCTCTGTGGTTTTTTTTGCATAGCTTTGCGAA of the Phycisphaerae bacterium genome contains:
- the lnt gene encoding apolipoprotein N-acyltransferase, which codes for MSKKNIPFIVCFVISVILLTVIQSPFNLSFLAWIALVPFVIGSLVDEKNSVVLLVAYLAGLLYWLGNLYWLVPITIPGWIVVCLYLGLYWPLVVIALRYCVRKNIPIWFSLPILIVGEEALRGWLFSWRFLAHSQYRNIPLIQIADIFGTAGISFIIAMANGAISETVLSFKNKSYKSSAFLGNVILLSILAAALFYGQYRIDQAGKFILPGPKVGVIQSNVPVVAGEDTDSSQKTFLNLLANSRACLLEARPSLIIWPETMVETTMSDSLLELVAEDDIAQVCHSALLRHANEGVYLLIGAFGGDAYVAGERIKFKTKYNSAFLYEPNQTGPRQYYNKTHLVPFGEYMPLKKELPFLFKILMLLSPYDYDYTLDEGNEYMTFKMPGQNKNYEFGVMICFEDTIPQVARKLALDKNGNKRLDWLVNISNDGWFVRKNGDKITASVELSQRMAICVFRAVENRLSVIRCANTGISCLIDSTGNIKNNFSAGTLNKQAVQRTGQHGWFADEIFIDKRVTAFSKYGQLLAISCAICLIICLIASLLSLRHNGKCVQ